One region of Molothrus aeneus isolate 106 chromosome 1, BPBGC_Maene_1.0, whole genome shotgun sequence genomic DNA includes:
- the BFSP2 gene encoding phakinin codes for MPLPRRRSSFLGQQPSTSTAESSGPPGRRVSVGGGGSLSRPPGVYVGTVPTGGVSSLGTRVSRRALGISSVFLQGLRSSAAAVPLAPGLDKGRGLSYESLNGCLVEYIEKVRALEQVNQELEEHIRVYLDKKAASVSSWGALRENWEAIYHQVGEAVLENARLMLHTENIQACAEDFKDRYENEQPFRKAVEDEINSLYKVIDDANLTKMDLESQIESMKEELAMLSKNHEEDVKVLYKQLAGSQLEELDVPLGSGLDDILEKIRIHWERDIEKNRAETGALLRTKQQAETAAAVRTQEEELVEGLRTEFHETACKIQSLQAETESLRTLKRGLENSLYDAKHWHDIELQNLGSVISKLEAEMGEIKVETEQQQRDRENLLTSKQQLEKDIAAYHCLLDGEQSS; via the exons ATGCCCTTGCCGAGGCGCCGGTCGTCcttcctggggcagcagccctCCACCTCCACGGCCGAGAGCTCGGGGCCGCCCGGCCGCCGGGTGAGCGTCGGAGGCGGAGGGAGCCTGTCGAGACCCCCCGGCGTCTACGTGGGCACCGTTCCCACCGGCGGCgtgagcagcctgggcaccCGAGTGTCCCGTAGAGCCCTGGGCATCAGCAGCGTCTTCCTCCAGGGTCTCcgcagctccgccgccgccgtgCCCCTGGCCCCGGGGCTGGATAAGGGCAGGGGTCTCTCCTACGAAAGCCTGAACGGCTGCTTGGTGGAGTACATCGAGAAGGTGCGAGCTCTCGAGCAGGTCaaccaggagctggaggagcacaTCAGAGTCTACCTGGACAAGAAGGCGGCCAGCGTGAGCAGCTGGGGAGCGCTGCGGGAGAACTGGGAGGCGATTTACCACCAG GTGGGTGAAGCAGTCCTTGAAAATGCTCGTCTTATGCTGCACACCGAGAATATTCAAGCCTGTGCTGAAGATTTTAAAGACAG gtATGAAAATGAGCAGCCATTCAGAAAGGCAGTGGAAGATGAAATTAATTCCCTATATAAAGTGATTGATGATGCTAATTTAACTAAAATGGATCTGGAGAGTCAGATAGAAAGCATGAAGGAAGAACTAGCTATGCTGTCAAAGAATCATGAAGAA GATGTGAAGGTATTATACAAGCAGCTTGCTGGATCTCAGCTGGAAGAACTTGATGTTCCCCTGGGAAGTGGCCTGGATGACATTCTGGAAAAAATCAGAATCCACTGGGAGAGAGACATTGAAAAGAATCGTGCTGAGACAGGAGCTCTGCTCCGTACCAAG CAACAGGCTGAGACGGCGGCTGCCGTGCGGACCCAGGAGGAAGAGCTGGTGGAGGGCCTCAGAACCGAGTTCCACGAAACTGCCTGCAAAATACAGAGCTTGCAAGCAGAAACTGAATCTTTGAGAACCTTG AAGAGGGGTCTGGAGAACTCTTTATATGATGCCAAGCACTGGCACGACATCGAACTGCAGAACCTAGGCTCTGTCATTTCCAAGCTGGAGGCAGAGATGGGAGAAATCAAAGTAgaaactgagcagcagcagagagatcGTGAAAATCTGTTGACTAGCAAACAACAGCTGGAGAAAGACATTGCTGCATATCACTGCCTCCTGGATGGAGAGCAAAGCAG ctGA